A DNA window from Actinomycetes bacterium contains the following coding sequences:
- a CDS encoding glycogen debranching enzyme: MEIWPGTAYPLGATFDGAGTNFALFSEAADRVELCLFEGSDNSRRLTETRVELPEVDGFVWHGYRPRVGPGQRYGFRVHGPRDPSRGLRCNPSKLLLDPYAKAVEGQVDWAESLFDYRFAAANRVNTLDSGRHAPKSVVINPFFDWQNDRHPNTPYHQTVIYEAHVRGLTMTHPALPDNIRGTYAGIGHPAIIEHLHRIGVTAIELMPVHQFVQDHHLVERDLSNYWGYNTIGFFAPHNAYSSSGQRGQQVLEFKAMVRDLHAAGIEV, encoded by the coding sequence ATGGAGATCTGGCCGGGCACGGCGTACCCGCTGGGCGCGACCTTCGACGGTGCGGGCACCAACTTCGCGCTCTTCTCGGAGGCCGCGGACCGCGTCGAGCTCTGCCTGTTCGAGGGCAGCGACAACAGCAGGCGGCTGACCGAGACCCGGGTCGAGCTGCCCGAGGTGGACGGCTTCGTCTGGCACGGCTACCGGCCGCGGGTCGGGCCTGGCCAGCGCTACGGCTTCCGCGTCCACGGGCCGCGCGACCCCTCACGCGGCCTCCGGTGCAACCCCTCCAAGCTGCTGCTCGACCCCTACGCCAAGGCCGTCGAGGGTCAGGTCGACTGGGCCGAGTCGCTCTTCGACTACCGCTTCGCCGCGGCCAACCGGGTCAACACCCTCGACTCCGGCCGGCACGCGCCCAAGTCGGTGGTCATCAACCCGTTCTTCGACTGGCAGAACGACCGCCACCCCAACACGCCCTACCACCAGACGGTCATCTACGAGGCGCACGTCCGCGGCCTGACGATGACCCACCCGGCGCTGCCCGACAACATCCGCGGCACCTACGCGGGCATCGGGCACCCGGCGATCATCGAGCACCTGCACCGCATCGGCGTCACGGCCATCGAGCTCATGCCGGTGCACCAGTTCGTCCAGGACCACCACCTCGTCGAGCGCGACCTCTCCAACTACTGGGGCTACAACACCATCGGGTTCTTCGCCCCCCACAACGCCTACTCGTCGAGCGGCCAGCGCGGGCAGCAGGTGCTCGAGTTCAAGGCGATGGTCCGTGACCTGCACGCGGCCGGCATCGAGGTGAT